ACTGTAAAATTCTGGAAAACCTTTcgaatgctgctgctgctcattTCCACTCGTGCTGGACACGCGCTAGGGTGTTGAATTTCCCGAGCACTCCACCTCCACCGGAGTTACATAATTTATGTGGCATTTTAACGCCGGGTTTCTGTAAAATGCACATCTACCTAACTCTAGCCGATATATACAACATATATGTGTAGTTTGTTGGATCCTCACATATGCCGCACCACTTGAACGAACTGGCAGCAGTTGTGCCGCTTAATTAGCGGCTCAAAGGCGTGGCCAAAAGGGCGACAGAAGTGTGCCAGAAGTGAGAGGAAAGATTGTGGTGGCATAAGGAGGGAAATCCAGCTCAGATAAAGTGATTCGCCTTAGGTAGCGGAATCAAGGGAAGGCACATTCATAGATCTGCGGTTAGAACGAGGGCATTGGGAAATGTTAGCTGGAGTCACTAAAAGAAAGAAGAGTGCTTAAATTAACTTAGATCTTCTCCTTCAATGCATACAGCATATTGTTTAGAAACCTTATATCAAAGCGAACACAATCCGCTGATAGGAACCTTGAAATTTCCTTATACCCACCCCAGAACCCTAGTGTCATACAACACCCAAACAAGAAGAGCACTCAATTTCTAATGCATTTCCGAGGGGTCAGCACGCTGCACTCGTAAATTAGCCATCGAGTCCAGAAACGAAATTCAATTGcttccaaaataaaaatgcagcaCAAATGCCGTCCGTGTGTTCGATGGCAACTTCAAAAATTCAAATCGTACACGGACCAGGTGGTTCCTTGAACTCCAGTTTGGCTGCCGCCCCTCGACGAGCTTCATAAAAATATCCTTTTATAGGCAACGGTGTGGATGTCTGGACTGGCCATTTGGTCAGTTCTGGCTTAGAATGTATATCGCTATCGATTTTGTGTATCGTAAACTTTGGAGCATTTGCTTTTTGGAACATTTTATGTTCGCGACGTGTGTGTTATTTTACTTTTAGCTTTAAGTGGTCTCAATTTGGCTAGTCTCAAATTTGTGTTTTCCCTTTTATTTTCAGATATCAGTCGCCTGTCGCGTTCGCCATCGCCACTTCAATCGAATGGTAAGTGTATTTTCCTATTTCACCCATTTTCCTCATTTTAGAGCATCAGCTGTTGTCCGAAAACGATTTACGAGATTTGTCCACTTCATACAGATAGACACGAATGTATGTGCcactatatgtacatatgtgtatttATACCAGGTCTGAAACATCTGCTTTTTGGGGCAAGCGGCATGAGGCACATCTCGGTTTCACTAAATCACTCGCATGTTTTGGGTTCGACACAAAAGACAATAAACCGGAGGGAATATCAAACTATATTCAACCCTTGCCTGCGACAGCCACGCGCTAGGCACTGGATATATAGGGTATATAGATGAATGGTTCGGTTTTAGGGTTGATTGGGCTGTTTCGCTAGGGAGGGTCGCCCCTCCTCGCACAATGGCATGTCAAAACTTTTGTCACAGCCCCTGCGACTGTGATTTTGGTCGAGAAAATGGAGAGGGGCGTCTTTAAGTTGATTTTGATGTCTTATTAAATGGGTGTTTCGACTTAACAGCTTCTTAAGTAGTTGCTGAGGTGACAATTGGGCCTGTCAATTCCCCCTAATTGTTCGTTCGCCCAACTGAGGAGCTAAGGAAAACCATTGTCGAGTGTGGTGGTGGTCTTTGGGTGcactataaatatttgatagATTCATAAAAACCTTCGATTATTATTCATAACTCGTTGCTCGCAGAAGGCTGCGTTCAATTTGCAATTCACacttttcaaatttcatggACTTCGTTAGTCACGGTCCGAACAAAAAACCAACTTCAACCTTTTCTGGCCCCCTTTCGATATTTTTTCGCCCCCCCTTTTTGACCACATTATTGACAGCATTTCGCTTGATTTGAATTCGAATATGTGTGAGGGAGGCTGTCTggtcgtgtgtgtgtgtgtgggactGGACACAGTTGCTGTGATTTCTTTCACGAACATgaacatatatatttacatatattttatgcaaaaattATTCCGTTATGCCGGCCGTATGTGGGAGCGCTTTTGGGGTAGCTCAATGTGCAGTCAAACTGACCATTTGGCTTTTTATTATTGGTTGTGCTAAATGGAGCAGGGGCGCACCGAAAAGGGGTTTCCTTATAGAGCTTTTAAATGTGTCTTAGGCTGTCTTGTCCATCATTCATAGCTGGAAAATACTGTATTCCATGTTTAAATATAATCCGTATAGCTTTCAACATTAGAAATAGCAATTATTGTAGATTCTTTGAAACCCCTTTTATAAAGATAAAGACACATATCTCCGCCCATGCCGATAGCTATTCACACAACACATACAAATCGAATTTGCACATCATCTGAATACCAAATGGACGCACGTAGCCCATCCAAGGAGGAGAGAAAGAAATCGTTCCTGGCCAGGGTTCGGTCGCATATGTAAAAAGGATGACCATGTGGTCGGTGGGTCGCCCACTTGGGCGAATAAGTCATCAAATTCACGTAGCACCAGGGATCGGGTACTGAGGATTGGGCATTCGGTATTGGGGATTGCGAATCGGGCATCAGGAGGCGAGCAGAAGTCATAAAGTAGCCCAGGCAAAcatatgcaaaaattgcctgCAGTGGACAGGATGTGGAAATTGGTTGGTTCGGGGGCTTGGGATGCGGTATGGGAATGCGAAATTCTGGATGCCAGACCAGGGGTCACTTCAAAGGGTTTAACTCCTTTGATTGCCCCTTTATGAGGGAGGATGTATGGTCGTCTAGTTTTAGCTCAAAAATAAACTCTTGACgtgtatttaaatattattgcaAATCAATTGGGCCGAGCCGAAACCCTCCATTCACTCCATTCCCCATCGCCTTgttgtataaataaaatgcatacaAATAGCAAATTTATACAAATCGCCTGGCCAGGCATTTGAAATGCTAAAATGCCACTTAAAAGCGGCTAAAAGCGTCAgccaaaatgaaaagaaaacatGAGAATTCCATTTGATGTCAAGGTGGAACTATGTAAACTATGGACCGATGGTCTCGCAGGGGGTGAACGAAAGACTCGCAGAAATTTTCGCATAATAAATCCatggcggtgggtggtggtcaCGTGAAAGGCTTTCACTCGAAACCGAAAACCAACGGACTATGAAATTGAACGAAAATTATACAAAACGCTTGTGTGGCCTATgctaaatttatgcaaaaggACATTCGAATGGGTAAAACGGTCGAGGTCCCCACATAGTGACTCATTTTGCATGGCATCAGTGGATGGGAAAATAAATTCTCCATGGGGCTTGGCCAGTTGGTTACGCCTTCTTTTCCTGGGCTTGATTGGAAAAGAGTTGTGTGCTTTCTTGGGAGAGATTTTTCAGAGATGTATGGCTGATGAAGTAGTTAATAAAGTTGGGGTGGATATCCTCACATACATATTTGTACCATTTGGAATTGTTAGTTTGTATTTTCCTAACCCCTAAATCTTTCTTTACTTTTAGCTTCCGATTGCGATGACAACAACTCGAGTGTGGGCACCTCGAGCGATCGCTGCCGATCTCCTTTGAGTCCTGCGCTCTCCTTGAGCCACCAGCAGGCCAAACGCCAGCTGCTGTCGCTGCAGCCCCACCCGGCACACCATCATCACAATCCGCACCATTTGAACCACCTGAACCACCATCAGTACAAACAGGAGGAGGATTACGATGACGCCAATGGTGGGGCATTGAATTTAACCAGTGACAATAGTCGTCACAGCACTCAGTCTCCGTCGAATTCGGTGAAATCGGCCACAGCATCGCCGGTTCCGGTGATTTCAGTGCCCTCGCCAGTGCCGCCCATGATCTCTCCGGTTTTGGCGCCCTCGGGTTGTGGCTCCACCACACCCAATTCCATGGCAGCAGCGgctgcagctgccgccgctgTGGCATCCACAATGGGCAGTGGCATCTCGCCGTTGCTGGCCCTGCCGGGAATGTCCTCGCCACAGGCCCAACTCGCAGCAGCTGGCTTGGGCATGAACAATCCACTGCTGACTGGATCCCTGTCGCCACAGGACTTTGCCCAGTTCCATCAGCTATTGCAGCAACGTCAAGTTGCTTTGACACAGCAGTTCAACAGCTACATGGATCTGCTGCGGAGTGGTTCCCTGGGCCTGGCACAGGACGATCCGGCCCTGACCGCCCAGGTGGCGGCGGCCCAGTTCCTAATGCAGAGTCAACTGCAGGCCCTCACCCAGGCCAGTCAGCAATTGCAGGCACTgcagaagcaacagcagcgcCAGATGGATGAGCCACTGCAGCTGAACCACAAGATGACGCCACAGCCACGCAGTTCCACGCCGCACTCGATCCGCAGTCCCATCGCAATTCGCAGTCCGGCCAGCTCACCCCAGCagatgcaccaccaccaccaccatccacTGCAAATCACGCCGCCCAGCTCGGCGGCCAGTTTGAAATTGAGTGGTATGCTGACGCCCAGTACGCCCACCAGTGGCACCCAGATGAGCCAGGGCACCACCACGCCGCAGCCGAAGACGGTGGCcagtgctgcagctgctcggGCAGCGGGTGAGCCATCGCCGGAGGAAACCACCGATCTGGAGGAGTTGGAGCAGTTCGCTAAGACCTTCAAGCAGCGGCGAATCAAGCTGGGCTTCACCCAGGGCGATGTGGGTCTGGCCATGGGCAAACTGTATGGCAATGACTTCTCGCAGACCACCATTTCGCGTTTCGAGGCCCTCAATCTGAGCTTCAAGAACATGTGTAAGCTGAAGCCGCTGCTCCAGAAGTGGTTGGATGACGCCGATCGCACCATCCAGGCCACCGGTGGCGTCTTCGATCCTGCCGCCTTGCAGGCGACCGTCAGCACACCGGAGATCATTGGTCGCCGTCGCAAGAAGCGCACCTCCATCGAGACCACCATTCGCGGCGCTCTGGAGAAGGCCTTCCTGGCCAACCAGAAGCCCACCTCGGAGGAGATCACCCAGCTGGCCGATCGTCTGAGCATGGAGAAGGAGGTGGTGCGCGTGTGGTTCTGCAACCGTCGGCAGAAGGAGAAGCGCATCAATCCCTCCCTGGACAGTCCCACGGGCGCCGATGACGACGAGTCCTCCTATATGATGCACTAAGAGATCAAGGATCGTCCATGGACTGCAGGGAGGTCACGTTTAGGGACAAAGACAGTGCAATGTGCGGGAGAAATCGAAGGAAGCTTAGCAACAGCAGGTGTGTACTCCTCTAAaagatatatttataaatagatACATTTATTACTATAAATCCAATGGATAAATAACGTAAAATATTtccttaaatatttcatatgtTTTTCAAAGTCGATAATGTCttgaaaaattaacaaatttttattttatatttaagatTAGATATTTGTTAATGACTATCTCAACTAACGTTATCTTTTACTCTGCTTATTATCTTGCAGGTTCAAAGTCGCAAACACATCAAATACTAGCATAATTACTACGGATAGGTATCGGCTCCAACACAAAACGGGGTTTGCTTGTGTTAACTATTAatggtatttattttaatgtaATTCTATTATGAAGGTTATCCAAAATATTGCTGCTCAAGTGAACCGCGCTACTCATTCGGCATTCAAGTTCACTTGCTCAACAACATTTTGTGGATCATAAGGAAATGGTATTTATTTGCCTTGATAAGCAAATAAGTTCGACTTCTTTATAATTCTTTTTGGCGTATGTGTATTACTAATATTTAAGTACAGTCTGCACAATTTTCAAAGTCAAAATAATGAATTCCTAGCGAATAATTAGAAAGTTTACCACTTTCCACGTAATTTCTTATGTAGATTACATTGTaagcatatttatttttcgcgTGAATACTGTGATAATCAATTTGaatgattttaattttaataaatgaaaaagaaaacaaagaaaaacattATAAACATAAACTAACTGTACTTTGTATGTTATGGGCAAGTAAACTAACACGGAAAACATTAATTTAAACCTATCGTATTTATGTGTAAAAACCGATTGAATTTATGAAAcacgaaaatatttacatttgtaAAACATGAAATACTAgaatttttaaatgtataacaaaaatggaaaaaacgACAAAATcacaatgaaataaaattaattatcaaACACAATAACTACGAACATCTTTAATTTGGGAAAACGACTTTTATCCGAGTTTCGGTTAAACTTCCAGCAGAATTGGTATTTCTTCGTTTGCACAAATATACAGAAAATATCTGAAAGATATCAATCACCAGGAAAGGAATGAATTTCAGAAATTAGCACAGCGGCGCATTTAAAAGGGCATCACGAAGAATCGCAAACGTCTGAGGCGATctgaaattttaataaataacaacatgcaaaactgaaattaattcaCGGAATTCGACTGAGGGAATCCGAGTGCGCGTGCAGAGCTAATAAGAACCAGACACCCGCAGTACGATTCGATCTCATGACCAAGATATCAAGATATATGACATGCAGATGAGCCACATGAAACGAGGCTCCTCTGTGCTTTTTGGTGAGGGTTGGTGGGGGGCGAAGGGTGGGCGAACCCGGGTCACTTCAAATACCCACACTATCAATGGGAAGCCGACTCAACAAAATGAATTCACTGCGATTTGCCGTCATTGTCGCTCCAGCTTTGAGCAATTAAAAATGGTTTACTATCTCGGTGAGTTGGCAAGTGGAAAGTACAGGCGCAATTCGCTAAATATAACAAGCTAAGAATCAAAAGGTATGTATATACTCGTGCAAAACAAATCAACATAATTATCTACTAATTTTGGTAATTATTATGTATGctgtatataataatataaataaattataataaataaataaaaaattatctTTTTATTATCAATACAATCTACTAGATACAAGATACATATGGGTATTCCCAATGCAATCTCCCTTTATATGTCAATTATTTTGTAGGATGGGTAACTGCATACAGCTGTTCTTAagattattttgaaattaaagcAATTCTTCATGTGCCAAGGCCCACTGTACTCATTAGCAAGCCAGAGCTCGACATATACGCAAATGATGTTGAAAGCAGATGCAGATGCCCTCCCATCGACCTCCCTAGTATACTTCCACCGCCCCTTTTCCGCAGTCACTTGTTTGCATGGAAAGCGCATAATCATCGCGTGTCATGTGGAAATTTATACTATTTATGGTCTGTTTGTTTGTAGTCAGATGGAATCAAACGGAATGGGTAGCGTTGGGCTTTCGTCTCCGGTCTTTGGTGTTGGGCCTTGAATGGGGTTGGGATGGGATTGGGATGTACGTACGAGATGTTAGCCCTGGGCACTTAAGCCAGGCTTTTGTCTGGCTTGCccttaattttaataaattcatGGAAAATTGCGGGTAATTACGAGACAAGCGACGACGATTTCACAGGAATTCCGCCATCCAGCCCGCCATTTCCTTCAAAAATGAAACGGCTTGCAGGGAGGGATAATTTGCATATAAGAAAATTGGAGCTCGTAAACCCCATTAACGCGCACAGCTAACATTGTAGATGGATTGCGATAAATCTTTTGGGCCCCTCGAGGGCTTCTCAAAACTAAGACCGAGTTCGAGACCCCCAATTGGCATTTCCCAGGCGACTTTCTAAGCTGCGcgaatattttgaatattcATTCGGCACCCACATCGTCTGAGGCTTAAGTTCTACATGCTTAAATCAACtgaattatacaaattaaagCACATTTAATTACGTACTCGAGATGGAGTGGA
This genomic stretch from Drosophila mauritiana strain mau12 chromosome 2L, ASM438214v1, whole genome shotgun sequence harbors:
- the LOC117146529 gene encoding protein nubbin isoform X2 produces the protein MVMSELRWHTASPEDNKSSLKRDLLKSTPTSAREAAVHIMQNRYISRLSRSPSPLQSNASDCDDNNSSVGTSSDRCRSPLSPALSLSHQQAKRQLLSLQPHPAHHHHNPHHLNHLNHHQYKQEEDYDDANGGALNLTSDNSRHSTQSPSNSVKSATASPVPVISVPSPVPPMISPVLAPSGCGSTTPNSMAAAAAAAAAVASTMGSGISPLLALPGMSSPQAQLAAAGLGMNNPLLTGSLSPQDFAQFHQLLQQRQVALTQQFNSYMDLLRSGSLGLAQDDPALTAQVAAAQFLMQSQLQALTQASQQLQALQKQQQRQMDEPLQLNHKMTPQPRSSTPHSIRSPIAIRSPASSPQQMHHHHHHPLQITPPSSAASLKLSGMLTPSTPTSGTQMSQGTTTPQPKTVASAAAARAAGEPSPEETTDLEELEQFAKTFKQRRIKLGFTQGDVGLAMGKLYGNDFSQTTISRFEALNLSFKNMCKLKPLLQKWLDDADRTIQATGGVFDPAALQATVSTPEIIGRRRKKRTSIETTIRGALEKAFLANQKPTSEEITQLADRLSMEKEVVRVWFCNRRQKEKRINPSLDSPTGADDDESSYMMH
- the LOC117146529 gene encoding protein nubbin isoform X1 yields the protein MPLLLANYYQQQLQQRQQRVASNNGMLLEYKSHCNTNRGSNNCSSNNSSSSRTSNSNNQRQLFAAEALTMSTPTTTSKYKINGEATEGVSASTLLYHHPHHSHRNHHHQQSQQQQLQQQQQQHHQQQQHLLLQQQLLQQHVANSSPLQHLSNLFGQHLPTHSLQHLIAAEYWQQQQQQQQQQPAATIKSEPTTQSVAATSVFSFTPQQHVNFAASLVALQQNDALPEATMATATAAPTPATTASGAATTAAVATSPAAPTTLQAPTATQAAATIDDIDDDDDDSNIGGHMQNAGVGNFKFEPGQQLATPANEAVLTSSEEDKDETLTAVDTNMRDVSANHSSSFLSSSPASSTLVSCHSPTPPLPLLADQDEGTRRMRDKKLTLELKLQSCDEYVEQPKDKGAERLQPAQIANDNALSPLHLKLEEQDEQDEQEEQEQAEAKDKVLELTGAAVALYGHLNNASKDVRDLEQCLKLQDPNDISRLSRSPSPLQSNASDCDDNNSSVGTSSDRCRSPLSPALSLSHQQAKRQLLSLQPHPAHHHHNPHHLNHLNHHQYKQEEDYDDANGGALNLTSDNSRHSTQSPSNSVKSATASPVPVISVPSPVPPMISPVLAPSGCGSTTPNSMAAAAAAAAAVASTMGSGISPLLALPGMSSPQAQLAAAGLGMNNPLLTGSLSPQDFAQFHQLLQQRQVALTQQFNSYMDLLRSGSLGLAQDDPALTAQVAAAQFLMQSQLQALTQASQQLQALQKQQQRQMDEPLQLNHKMTPQPRSSTPHSIRSPIAIRSPASSPQQMHHHHHHPLQITPPSSAASLKLSGMLTPSTPTSGTQMSQGTTTPQPKTVASAAAARAAGEPSPEETTDLEELEQFAKTFKQRRIKLGFTQGDVGLAMGKLYGNDFSQTTISRFEALNLSFKNMCKLKPLLQKWLDDADRTIQATGGVFDPAALQATVSTPEIIGRRRKKRTSIETTIRGALEKAFLANQKPTSEEITQLADRLSMEKEVVRVWFCNRRQKEKRINPSLDSPTGADDDESSYMMH